One Thiocapsa bogorovii DNA segment encodes these proteins:
- the tssB gene encoding type VI secretion system contractile sheath small subunit: MAKESSQKFVARNRAPRVQIEYDVELYGAEKTIQLPFVMGVLSDLSGKPETPLPPVGDRAFLEIDVDNFDDRLKSMKPRVAFQVPNSLTGEGNLNVELTFESMDDFSPAAVARKVDSLNKLLQARTQLSNLLTYMDGKSGAEDLIANALNDPALLKSLASMPKPHEAGQADTAAAEDNKNG, from the coding sequence ATGGCCAAAGAGAGTAGTCAAAAGTTCGTCGCTCGAAATCGGGCACCCAGGGTCCAGATCGAGTATGACGTGGAGCTTTATGGTGCTGAGAAGACCATTCAGCTGCCTTTTGTTATGGGCGTGTTGTCGGATCTGTCCGGCAAACCGGAAACCCCTCTTCCACCCGTCGGCGACCGCGCTTTCCTTGAGATCGACGTCGACAATTTCGACGACCGACTCAAATCCATGAAGCCTCGTGTCGCCTTTCAGGTGCCGAATAGCCTAACTGGTGAAGGCAACCTCAATGTTGAACTGACCTTCGAGAGCATGGACGATTTCTCCCCCGCTGCGGTCGCACGCAAGGTCGACTCGTTGAACAAGCTTCTGCAAGCCAGAACGCAGCTGTCGAACCTCCTGACCTACATGGACGGTAAAAGCGGGGCCGAAGACCTCATCGCGAACGCGTTGAACGACCCCGCATTGCTCAAATCTCTGGCGAGTATGCCGAAACCGCACGAAGCAGGCCAAGCCGACACCGCCGCCGCGGAGGACAACAAGAATGGCTGA
- a CDS encoding Uma2 family endonuclease has product MMPANQASSVCDTDHVDQRIFLRNVGWDDYEAVLSARGDDGGVRITYFNGELELMTPSVDHESLKKRLARLLETYAEIRDIELEGYGSWTLKEKAKRLGAEADECYLVGPIRPASKIPDIAIEVIWTSGGVDKLAVYRGLGVPEVWFWEDGTLRFFVLQDETYLAATRSRALPDLDPALIVRCMGEPTQTRAIRALRTALLGAPAGPDSGR; this is encoded by the coding sequence ATGATGCCCGCCAACCAGGCTTCGTCCGTCTGCGACACCGACCATGTCGATCAACGTATCTTCCTGCGCAACGTCGGCTGGGACGACTACGAGGCCGTGCTGTCCGCCCGCGGCGACGACGGCGGAGTGCGCATCACCTATTTCAACGGTGAGCTGGAGCTGATGACACCTTCCGTCGACCACGAATCGCTCAAGAAGCGGCTCGCCCGTCTACTTGAGACCTATGCCGAGATCAGGGACATCGAGCTCGAAGGCTACGGCTCTTGGACCCTGAAGGAAAAGGCGAAGCGGCTCGGTGCCGAGGCGGACGAGTGCTATCTGGTCGGCCCGATCCGCCCGGCATCGAAGATTCCGGATATCGCGATCGAGGTGATCTGGACCAGCGGCGGTGTGGACAAGCTCGCGGTCTATCGCGGACTCGGCGTGCCCGAGGTCTGGTTTTGGGAGGACGGCACGCTGCGCTTCTTCGTGCTGCAGGACGAGACCTATCTCGCCGCGACGCGCAGCCGCGCGCTGCCCGATCTCGATCCCGCCCTCATCGTCCGCTGCATGGGAGAGCCGACCCAAACGCGCGCGATCCGCGCGTTGCGCACCGCGCTCCTCGGCGCCCCGGCGGGGCCGGATTCAGGCAGATGA
- a CDS encoding nuclear transport factor 2 family protein translates to MSQFQTPEEVEAAFYAAFETLDIALMGGVWAKEPSPVCVHPGGDLLLGRSEVLRSWREVLTGAEPPDLHYRVIQRSATRELAVHLVEELIRPSRSREEPNRILATNVYRQTAEGWRMTAHHASLPLMRKRPDRTVTEAPKPRMH, encoded by the coding sequence ATGAGCCAATTCCAGACCCCGGAGGAGGTCGAAGCCGCCTTCTATGCCGCCTTCGAGACGCTCGATATCGCCTTAATGGGAGGGGTCTGGGCAAAGGAGCCAAGCCCCGTCTGCGTCCACCCCGGCGGTGATCTCCTGCTGGGGCGCAGCGAGGTGCTGCGCAGTTGGCGCGAGGTCTTGACCGGGGCCGAGCCGCCGGATCTGCACTACCGCGTGATCCAACGCTCCGCGACCCGGGAGCTTGCCGTCCATCTGGTCGAGGAGTTGATCCGCCCGAGCCGCTCTCGCGAGGAGCCCAACCGGATCTTGGCGACGAACGTCTACCGGCAGACCGCAGAGGGCTGGCGGATGACCGCCCATCACGCCTCGTTGCCGCTCATGCGAAAACGACCCGATAGGACAGTTACGGAAGCGCCGAAGCCCCGCATGCACTGA
- a CDS encoding aldo/keto reductase produces MDRSCVSSRRAFLAALAVGPLPFFTLPGKARAVEGQFLAKPIPSTGEPLPVVGMGTWITFNVGDDPVARDARTDVLRTFFNSGGGMIDSSPMYGTAEAVVGSCLARLDRPKGLFSATKVWTSSTAEGLEQIAASERLWGLPRLDLLQVHNLVNWRDHLETLSAMKADGKVRYIGITTSHGRRHAELAQIMETQPIDFVQLTYNIADREAEARLLPLAAERGIAVIANRPFQGGSLIDRVERHPLPGWAREIDCTAWSQILLKFIVSHPAVTCAIPATSRVDHMEENMAGGRGGMPDAALRRRMAADVAAL; encoded by the coding sequence ATGGATCGATCTTGCGTATCGAGTCGGCGTGCCTTTCTTGCGGCCCTTGCGGTCGGGCCTTTGCCCTTCTTCACGCTTCCGGGCAAGGCGAGGGCGGTGGAGGGACAATTCCTCGCCAAGCCCATCCCATCGACCGGCGAGCCTCTGCCGGTCGTCGGCATGGGAACCTGGATCACCTTCAACGTCGGCGACGACCCGGTGGCGCGCGATGCGCGCACCGATGTCTTGCGGACTTTCTTCAACTCGGGCGGCGGCATGATCGACTCCTCGCCCATGTACGGCACGGCCGAGGCGGTCGTCGGCAGTTGCCTGGCGCGGCTCGATCGCCCCAAGGGTTTGTTTTCGGCGACCAAGGTCTGGACCTCCTCGACCGCGGAGGGTCTCGAGCAGATCGCGGCATCGGAGCGTCTCTGGGGTTTGCCGCGACTGGATCTTCTGCAGGTCCACAACCTGGTCAACTGGCGCGACCATCTGGAGACCCTGTCGGCGATGAAGGCCGACGGGAAGGTGCGTTATATCGGTATCACCACCTCGCACGGTCGTCGCCATGCGGAGCTTGCGCAGATCATGGAGACGCAGCCGATCGATTTCGTGCAGTTGACCTACAACATCGCGGATCGCGAGGCCGAAGCCCGTCTGCTTCCGTTGGCGGCGGAGCGGGGGATCGCGGTAATCGCCAATCGGCCCTTTCAGGGCGGTTCACTGATCGACCGCGTCGAGCGCCACCCCTTACCGGGTTGGGCGCGCGAGATCGACTGCACCGCCTGGTCGCAGATCCTGCTCAAATTCATCGTCTCGCACCCCGCCGTGACCTGTGCCATCCCGGCGACCAGTCGGGTGGATCATATGGAGGAGAATATGGCGGGCGGGCGCGGTGGTATGCCGGATGCGGCACTGCGACGCCGCATGGCTGCCGACGTCGCCGCGCTCTGA
- a CDS encoding ABC transporter permease/substrate-binding protein — MRASSRRLPAVVLVLATVVAVLLAIGLAGCSPEPSAEESTPRPVTIGSKKFTESVILGETLRLLALDAGHPARHRAELGGTRILWGALLSGEIDIYPEYSGTLAREILADEDVSSPELLEAALASRGVRSSASLGFENTYAIAVPEVLAEQLGLQRISDLRDHPDLRLGFSSEFLDRADGWPGLRQRYRLPQTRVQGLDHDLVYRGIAAGHLDVTVVYTTDAEIARYGLRMLEDDLGYFEDYQAILLYRAELAEEAPDAVTAFRRLEGAIDEPTMAGMNGAVKLEGDSEQTVAARLLSERLGLAVKVSGRGFWSQLGQRTLEHLGLVGVSLGAAILFAVPLGVLAAQQARLGHLILGITGMIQTIPSLALFVFLIPWLGIGWLPTVVALFLYSLLPIVRNTHAGLMDIPVPVRESADVLGLTRGARLRLIELPLAANTILAGIKTSAVLNVGTATVAALIGAGGYGQPILTGIRLDDTALIMQGAVPAALLALGLQGLFEFAERWVVPRGLRLKPTDGVMADADPNPERPRP, encoded by the coding sequence ATGAGGGCCTCCAGCCGCCGGCTTCCAGCCGTCGTCCTCGTGCTTGCGACCGTCGTCGCCGTGCTGCTGGCCATCGGACTCGCCGGCTGTTCGCCCGAGCCGTCCGCCGAGGAATCGACACCCCGCCCGGTGACGATCGGCTCGAAGAAGTTCACCGAGTCGGTCATCTTGGGCGAAACGCTGCGCCTGCTGGCACTCGACGCCGGCCACCCGGCGCGTCATCGCGCTGAGCTGGGCGGGACACGCATCCTCTGGGGCGCGCTGCTGAGCGGCGAGATCGACATCTATCCGGAATACAGCGGCACACTGGCCCGCGAGATCCTGGCCGACGAGGACGTCTCCTCGCCCGAATTGCTGGAGGCGGCGCTCGCGTCGCGTGGGGTGCGATCATCGGCCTCGCTGGGGTTCGAGAACACCTACGCGATCGCGGTACCCGAGGTCTTGGCGGAGCAGCTCGGCCTACAACGCATCTCCGATCTGCGCGACCATCCGGACCTGAGACTCGGCTTCAGCAGCGAGTTTTTGGATCGCGCCGACGGCTGGCCGGGCCTGAGACAGCGCTACCGACTCCCCCAAACCCGCGTGCAGGGGTTGGATCACGACCTGGTCTATCGTGGCATCGCCGCCGGACATCTGGACGTGACGGTGGTCTACACCACGGATGCCGAGATCGCCCGCTACGGGCTTCGGATGCTCGAGGACGATCTGGGCTATTTCGAGGACTACCAAGCCATCCTGCTCTACCGCGCGGAGCTGGCCGAGGAGGCGCCCGACGCCGTGACCGCCTTTCGCCGTCTCGAAGGCGCCATCGACGAACCCACCATGGCGGGCATGAACGGGGCGGTGAAGCTGGAGGGCGACTCCGAGCAAACGGTCGCCGCTCGCCTCTTATCGGAGCGCCTCGGGCTCGCGGTCAAGGTTTCGGGTCGAGGTTTCTGGAGCCAGCTCGGCCAACGCACGCTCGAGCATCTGGGACTGGTCGGGGTCTCGCTCGGCGCGGCCATTCTTTTCGCCGTGCCGCTCGGTGTGCTGGCGGCGCAGCAGGCGCGGCTCGGTCATCTGATCCTGGGCATCACCGGGATGATCCAGACCATCCCCTCGCTCGCGCTCTTCGTCTTTCTCATCCCCTGGCTCGGGATCGGCTGGCTGCCGACGGTCGTCGCGCTCTTTCTCTACAGCCTCCTCCCCATCGTGCGCAACACCCACGCCGGGTTGATGGACATCCCGGTGCCGGTCCGCGAATCGGCCGACGTCCTCGGGCTGACCCGCGGCGCACGCCTGCGCCTGATCGAGCTGCCGCTGGCCGCCAACACCATTCTGGCCGGGATCAAGACCTCGGCCGTGCTCAATGTCGGCACGGCCACCGTCGCGGCACTCATCGGCGCCGGAGGTTACGGACAGCCGATCCTCACCGGGATTCGCCTGGACGACACCGCGCTCATCATGCAGGGCGCCGTCCCGGCTGCGTTGCTCGCGCTCGGACTCCAAGGGCTTTTCGAGTTTGCCGAGCGCTGGGTGGTGCCGCGCGGGCTGCGCTTGAAACCGACGGACGGGGTCATGGCAGACGCGGATCCCAATCCCGAAAGACCCCGGCCATGA
- a CDS encoding DUF6064 family protein — MDLLSYSLVDLIPFSRETYFRLFERYNVGVWPAPIIGLAMGLMALFTARRVEGRVLRAPFLLAGVCWIWVGWVFQIYWYAPLSWPGLYFGVGFVLQGVLLVILLGWRPVAGSPEGADRGFGAAIWLLVFALALQPLIGLVSGRPWYGLEVFGSAPDPTVVATLGFLLLVRHPLRWLLSIIPLAWCLVSGATLWVLGLPTWPVMPLAALLYLGVVGWPWASRRSVLKAP, encoded by the coding sequence ATGGACCTCCTGAGCTACTCGCTCGTCGACCTGATCCCGTTTTCGCGCGAGACCTATTTCAGGCTGTTCGAGCGCTACAACGTCGGGGTGTGGCCGGCGCCGATCATCGGGCTGGCGATGGGGCTGATGGCCCTGTTCACGGCGCGTCGGGTAGAGGGCAGGGTGCTTCGCGCGCCGTTTCTTCTAGCCGGGGTCTGCTGGATTTGGGTCGGTTGGGTCTTTCAGATCTACTGGTACGCGCCTTTGAGCTGGCCGGGGCTCTATTTCGGGGTCGGCTTCGTGCTGCAGGGCGTGCTACTGGTCATCCTTCTCGGGTGGCGCCCGGTTGCGGGGTCGCCGGAAGGCGCGGATAGGGGGTTCGGCGCGGCGATCTGGCTCCTCGTTTTCGCACTTGCGCTGCAGCCACTGATTGGTCTTGTCTCCGGTCGGCCCTGGTACGGCCTGGAGGTCTTCGGCAGTGCACCGGATCCGACGGTTGTCGCGACGCTTGGTTTCCTGCTGCTCGTTCGCCACCCGCTGCGCTGGTTGCTGTCGATCATCCCGCTCGCCTGGTGTCTCGTCAGCGGGGCGACCCTCTGGGTTCTGGGCCTTCCGACCTGGCCGGTCATGCCACTTGCCGCCTTGCTCTACCTGGGCGTCGTGGGTTGGCCGTGGGCGTCCAGGCGAAGCGTGCTCAAGGCCCCGTGA
- a CDS encoding ATP-binding cassette domain-containing protein produces the protein MLRFEGILKDYGGTPALAGVDLDVPEAQTTVLIGPSGCGKSTLLRLAAGLIRPDRGQVWFEGARLETGSMRPARLRMGYMIQDGGLFPHLSVRDNVTLMARQLDWPRERREQRLAELADLVQLPTELLARYPIELSGGQRQRVALMRALMLDPDLLLLDEPLGALDPMIRFELQRELKGIFARLGKTVLMVTHDLAEAVFFGHRIVLLRSGRIVQQAEPRVLLDSPTEPFVAQFVAAQREPQRILLGAGG, from the coding sequence ATGCTGAGATTCGAGGGGATCCTCAAAGACTACGGCGGTACACCGGCGCTCGCAGGTGTCGACCTCGATGTACCGGAGGCGCAGACCACCGTTCTGATCGGCCCTAGCGGTTGCGGCAAATCCACATTGCTGCGTCTCGCCGCCGGTCTGATCCGGCCCGATCGTGGCCAGGTCTGGTTCGAGGGCGCCCGGCTGGAGACCGGAAGTATGCGCCCTGCCCGGCTGCGCATGGGTTACATGATCCAGGACGGCGGTCTCTTCCCGCATCTGAGCGTACGCGACAACGTGACATTGATGGCGCGCCAGCTCGACTGGCCGCGCGAGCGTCGCGAACAGCGTCTCGCCGAGCTTGCGGACCTGGTGCAACTCCCGACCGAGCTGCTGGCGCGCTACCCGATCGAGCTTTCCGGCGGTCAGCGTCAGCGCGTCGCCCTCATGCGCGCACTCATGCTCGACCCCGACCTCCTATTGCTCGACGAGCCGCTCGGAGCGCTTGACCCCATGATCCGCTTCGAGCTGCAGCGCGAGCTTAAGGGCATCTTCGCCAGACTCGGCAAGACGGTGCTGATGGTGACGCATGACCTGGCGGAGGCGGTCTTCTTCGGGCATCGGATCGTCCTGCTGCGGTCCGGTCGCATCGTCCAGCAGGCCGAGCCGCGGGTGCTCCTCGACAGTCCCACAGAACCCTTTGTCGCGCAGTTCGTCGCAGCGCAACGCGAGCCGCAGCGCATCTTGCTAGGAGCGGGAGGATGA
- a CDS encoding molybdopterin-containing oxidoreductase family protein: MSWKTSTCYECDANCGIQVELDDDGEPIRVQGPDCPRCYVQLDRRNHPDRILYPLKRVGPRGSGEFERVSWDEALDTIAERLSAAKAEHGAPAVGFFAGYTKEARPQLQRLAHAFGSPNYLTESGCCFSATMVAEKVTFGYKIKTTSTVVSPKTRCHLIWSTNPRGSIPPFDTHPLVLRRPGKTLIVVDPRRTPLAEEADIHLAIRPGTDGALALGFHHLIFENGWQDQAFLDEWANGVEGFRDYVRDFTPARVAEICGIAEQDLRRAAELFATTPPAQITLSPTATVQHSNGFQNHRAVILLSAVTGNLDREGGNRFFNDKAAPKPIELFDYCRTHLPPRVGDEVYPVWTRYWPAAQSMLLPDCILDGRPQPIRALLAMGINTAMWPNSKRMEQALGALDFFVATDFFHNPATRMADFVLPAATSLERPALIAYPGCAYQGELRYRRPVVAPKGEARPDGEIFLQLGVRLGMADQFWNGDLAASWAEAAEGIPEEIRREVYDNPDGVVVYAEAIEDLVESGFMDADRLYRLRGFRTRTGKVEFDSDELREAGHDGLPIYREPAESPISTPALAVDYPLVLTSGARTKFDTHSQHNYIERMRRAVPHPLAEIHPDDAAPRGIENGDPVMVSSPRGSVRFLAKVTDRIKPGVVHCTHGRNDANINELTDDKHLDPISGFPPFKSLLCQVERVV, from the coding sequence ATGTCGTGGAAAACCAGTACCTGTTACGAGTGTGATGCCAACTGCGGGATTCAGGTCGAGCTTGACGACGACGGCGAGCCGATTCGCGTCCAAGGCCCCGATTGTCCGCGTTGCTACGTGCAGCTGGACCGACGCAACCACCCCGACCGCATCCTCTATCCGCTCAAGCGCGTCGGTCCGCGCGGGAGCGGCGAGTTCGAGCGCGTCTCCTGGGACGAGGCCCTCGACACCATCGCCGAGCGTCTCAGCGCTGCGAAGGCCGAGCATGGCGCGCCGGCCGTCGGCTTCTTCGCCGGTTACACCAAGGAGGCCCGTCCCCAGCTGCAGCGTCTGGCGCACGCCTTCGGCTCTCCGAACTACCTGACCGAGAGCGGTTGCTGCTTCTCGGCGACCATGGTGGCCGAGAAGGTGACCTTCGGCTACAAGATCAAGACCACGTCGACGGTGGTCTCGCCGAAGACGCGTTGCCATCTCATCTGGTCGACCAACCCGCGCGGCTCGATTCCGCCCTTCGATACGCACCCGCTGGTCCTGCGCAGGCCGGGCAAGACCCTCATCGTGGTCGACCCGCGTCGCACGCCGCTCGCCGAGGAGGCCGATATCCATCTGGCGATCCGCCCCGGGACCGACGGCGCACTCGCCTTGGGCTTCCATCATCTGATCTTCGAGAACGGCTGGCAGGACCAGGCCTTCCTCGACGAATGGGCCAACGGTGTCGAGGGCTTCCGAGACTATGTCCGCGACTTCACGCCGGCGCGTGTCGCCGAGATCTGCGGCATCGCGGAGCAGGATCTGCGGAGGGCTGCCGAGCTGTTCGCGACCACGCCGCCGGCCCAGATCACGCTGTCACCCACCGCGACGGTCCAGCACAGCAACGGCTTCCAGAACCACCGCGCGGTCATCCTACTCTCGGCGGTGACCGGCAACCTCGACCGCGAGGGCGGCAACCGCTTTTTCAACGACAAGGCCGCGCCCAAACCGATCGAGCTGTTCGACTACTGCCGCACCCATCTCCCGCCGCGCGTCGGCGACGAGGTCTATCCAGTCTGGACACGCTATTGGCCGGCGGCTCAGAGCATGCTGCTGCCCGATTGCATCCTGGACGGGCGCCCGCAACCCATTCGGGCCCTGTTGGCGATGGGCATCAACACCGCCATGTGGCCCAACTCCAAGCGGATGGAGCAGGCGCTCGGCGCCCTCGATTTCTTCGTGGCGACCGACTTTTTTCATAACCCGGCCACCCGTATGGCCGACTTCGTGCTCCCGGCGGCGACCAGTCTGGAGCGCCCCGCGCTGATCGCCTATCCCGGCTGTGCCTATCAGGGCGAGCTGCGCTATCGCCGGCCGGTCGTCGCGCCCAAGGGCGAGGCGCGTCCGGACGGCGAGATCTTCCTGCAGCTCGGCGTGCGACTCGGCATGGCGGACCAATTCTGGAACGGCGACCTTGCCGCCTCCTGGGCCGAGGCGGCCGAAGGCATCCCGGAGGAGATCCGCCGCGAGGTCTACGACAACCCTGACGGCGTGGTCGTTTATGCCGAGGCGATTGAGGATCTGGTCGAGAGCGGCTTTATGGATGCCGATCGACTCTATCGGCTCCGTGGTTTCCGCACGCGTACCGGAAAGGTGGAATTCGACTCGGACGAGCTGCGCGAGGCCGGTCATGATGGACTCCCGATCTATCGCGAGCCGGCCGAGAGCCCGATCTCCACACCCGCGCTGGCGGTCGACTATCCGCTGGTCCTGACCAGCGGGGCGCGCACCAAGTTCGACACTCATTCGCAGCACAACTATATCGAGCGGATGCGCCGCGCGGTCCCGCACCCTCTGGCCGAGATCCACCCGGACGACGCGGCGCCGCGCGGCATCGAGAACGGCGATCCGGTCATGGTCAGCTCTCCGCGCGGCTCCGTGCGATTCCTCGCCAAGGTGACCGACCGGATCAAGCCGGGCGTGGTGCATTGCACCCACGGTCGGAACGACGCGAACATCAACGAGCTGACCGACGACAAGCACCTGGATCCGATCAGTGGGTTTCCGCCCTTCAAGTCGCTTTTGTGTCAGGTGGAGCGGGTGGTTTAG
- a CDS encoding IS701 family transposase: MFPLPAAIVSVLQPFAGLFTAPTLAHLHVLLTGTLLAQGPRTVTAALRAMGLSAERRFERYHRVLNRARWSSRQGARILLGLLLGMLPAQVPIVVAVDETLERRKGARIRAKGMYRDAVRSSRSKVVTCLGLEWICMALLVAVPWSTRPWALPFLTRLAPSKRADEAAGRRHRTVVELTIGMVWLVSRWLQQRRWILLGDGSYSCIQLGGEVLAAQATLVTRLRLDARLFAFPEPVPAGRRGPKPKKGGVLAKLATREEAARTRGEEVAIQWYGQPKTLRLLSEVCLWHTAGWPPLPIRWVLVVDPEGRLPTQAFFTTDLNMAPARVVELFVQRWSLEVTFEEVRRHLGVETQRQWNDLAIARTTPMLMALFSLVCLMVYRWRERWDALPRSTAWYLKSHATFSDCLALVRRTIWAEENYAYSRSEGEMVLISSKRLDRLLEQLAATA; the protein is encoded by the coding sequence ATGTTCCCTCTGCCTGCCGCGATTGTATCTGTTCTGCAGCCCTTTGCCGGCCTGTTCACCGCGCCGACCCTGGCGCATCTGCACGTCTTGCTCACGGGAACGCTGCTGGCGCAAGGGCCGCGCACGGTGACGGCGGCGCTGCGGGCGATGGGGCTGAGCGCGGAGCGGCGCTTCGAGCGTTACCACCGGGTGCTGAATCGGGCGCGTTGGTCGTCGCGCCAAGGGGCGCGGATTCTGCTGGGGTTGTTGCTCGGGATGTTGCCGGCGCAGGTGCCGATCGTGGTGGCGGTCGACGAGACGCTGGAACGGCGCAAGGGCGCGCGCATTCGAGCGAAGGGGATGTATCGCGATGCGGTGCGCTCGTCACGGAGCAAAGTCGTGACCTGCTTGGGGCTGGAGTGGATCTGCATGGCGTTGTTGGTGGCCGTGCCGTGGAGCACGCGGCCTTGGGCGCTGCCTTTTCTCACCCGCTTGGCACCGTCGAAACGGGCCGACGAGGCGGCCGGGCGGCGCCATCGCACGGTCGTGGAGCTCACCATCGGGATGGTCTGGCTGGTCTCGCGCTGGCTGCAGCAACGCCGCTGGATCCTGCTCGGCGACGGCAGCTACTCCTGCATTCAGCTGGGGGGGGAAGTGCTGGCCGCGCAAGCGACCCTGGTCACGCGCCTGCGCCTGGATGCACGCCTGTTCGCCTTTCCCGAGCCGGTGCCCGCCGGGCGGCGCGGCCCCAAGCCGAAGAAAGGCGGCGTACTGGCCAAGCTCGCCACACGCGAGGAGGCGGCGCGCACCCGAGGCGAGGAGGTCGCGATTCAATGGTACGGACAGCCCAAAACGCTGCGCCTGCTTAGCGAGGTGTGTCTGTGGCACACCGCGGGATGGCCGCCGTTGCCGATTCGCTGGGTGCTCGTGGTCGATCCCGAGGGCCGGCTGCCGACGCAAGCCTTCTTTACCACCGACCTGAACATGGCGCCGGCCCGCGTCGTGGAGCTGTTTGTTCAGCGCTGGTCGCTCGAGGTCACCTTCGAGGAAGTCCGTCGCCACCTCGGCGTCGAGACCCAGCGCCAGTGGAACGATCTGGCGATCGCACGCACCACGCCGATGCTGATGGCGCTGTTCTCGCTCGTCTGTCTCATGGTCTACCGGTGGCGCGAGCGCTGGGACGCCCTGCCGCGCTCCACGGCTTGGTATCTGAAGTCCCACGCCACCTTCTCCGATTGCCTGGCCCTGGTGCGGCGCACCATCTGGGCCGAGGAGAATTACGCCTACTCACGGTCCGAGGGGGAGATGGTCCTAATTTCGTCCAAGCGACTCGATCGCCTGCTGGAACAGCTCGCGGCGACCGCCTAG
- the tssA gene encoding type VI secretion system protein TssA, which translates to MPVIDVDALLTPVSAEMPAGEDREYDPAFLEVMRLAAGTPERVMGNTVVPAEQPDWQRVQSACVDILLQSKDLRIATLLLRALIRTSSLPGLQAGIQVLVGIVDRYWDQLYPSLDASDDNDATERISVLATLTDPTVLLTPLRDAPLIRSRTFGPLSLRDIELAEGKSKPPSGVTPLDTASVHAAFMDCDLDELASHAIAAASASEQIRALSASLGAHVQAMASPDFDALLTLLSSIETTLRARLNERRPADAAPDADSSAHQPSSVSGHGGSGRMSSSNADSMQITGRDDVVRVLDAVCAYYTRSEPSSPVPLLLKRARRLATMDFLAIMNDLVPEALDKVTAIKGPDS; encoded by the coding sequence ATGCCGGTAATCGATGTTGACGCGCTGCTGACGCCTGTTTCCGCAGAGATGCCCGCGGGTGAGGACCGGGAGTACGATCCGGCATTCCTTGAGGTGATGAGGCTCGCAGCCGGAACGCCTGAGCGGGTCATGGGCAATACTGTCGTCCCGGCGGAACAACCAGACTGGCAAAGAGTCCAGAGCGCTTGTGTGGACATTCTGCTGCAGTCCAAAGATCTCCGCATCGCCACATTGCTGTTGCGGGCCTTGATTCGAACATCCTCTCTGCCGGGCTTGCAAGCGGGCATACAAGTTCTGGTCGGCATCGTTGATCGTTATTGGGATCAACTGTACCCGTCCCTCGACGCGTCCGACGATAACGACGCGACCGAGAGGATCAGCGTACTGGCAACGCTGACCGATCCAACCGTCCTTCTCACGCCCCTTCGCGATGCGCCTCTGATTCGTTCACGCACCTTCGGCCCCCTCTCTTTACGCGATATCGAGCTTGCGGAGGGTAAGTCCAAACCGCCATCCGGCGTGACGCCTTTGGACACCGCGTCCGTGCACGCGGCATTCATGGACTGCGACCTAGACGAGCTTGCGTCACACGCGATCGCCGCAGCCTCTGCTTCGGAGCAGATTCGCGCACTGAGCGCATCGCTGGGGGCGCACGTCCAGGCGATGGCGTCTCCGGATTTCGACGCGTTGCTAACGCTCCTGTCGAGTATCGAAACGACTCTGCGTGCCCGCCTGAACGAACGTCGGCCAGCAGACGCCGCGCCCGATGCCGACTCGAGCGCACATCAACCAAGCAGTGTGTCCGGTCATGGCGGCAGCGGAAGGATGTCCTCGTCCAATGCCGATTCAATGCAGATCACGGGTCGAGATGACGTCGTTCGCGTGCTTGACGCAGTCTGTGCTTACTACACACGCAGTGAGCCGTCAAGTCCCGTACCGTTGCTATTGAAGCGCGCACGCCGCCTCGCCACGATGGATTTCTTGGCGATCATGAACGACCTAGTACCCGAGGCATTGGATAAGGTTACGGCGATCAAGGGACCTGATTCATAA